The sequence GTGGTTGTGCACTACTTTCATTGATGGATACGGGGCAGTTGCATATGGACGATTCCACACGCGATTTCCTTTACCCCTTTCTGGCCCCGCTAGCTTATACTTGGATCGTCTGGCCCGTACTTACGATTGCAATTGCATGGCGTGCAAAGAGCCGGTCTGTCGAGTACAAATGGTCGGTTTCGGCGCTTTCATTTCTGCTGACAATTTCCCAGCTCTGGGCGTGCTTACCGCTGGTTCAATAACCCAAGGGCGACCGCATGCCGACGCACAATCCGATGCAACCGAGCGGCGAAGTCGGGCGTTGTGAAGTGGTTGATCAACCGTCGCCGCCGGCTGATCGTTAACGTTCCGCAATATGAGGTTGACGCTGATTCGATTCTCACTCAGGAAATTGCTTTTTCTTGATTTTTCTCTCTGCGCTGTCGATTGCAGCGTATCAACACGTGAATCGCCCATTTACGACGGCGGAACGAATCGACAACTCTTTCGACTTTCATGCGATCGGTGCCTATCCCGAGGTGTACCAATTTGGCTTTCATAGCGAGGTTTTGATTGCTATCGCGAAATCAACGCCTGAATCACTACAGCGTCCATCCGTTGTGGCTTCGTGGGTCCGCCCTAACACAAACGAACTGGTCGTGCTGTTCCTAGCGTCGTCTGTCCTGATCGACGGCCTCAGTTTGCGTGATGTCGACGGGACTGTCACCTACATACCCTTGCGACCTGACCAATTGGCCGAGACTATTCGCAAACGCCCATCTGCTATAGATTTTCAAATCGACGTGCCCATCGATGCACAGCATATGGCTACACTAGAGTCCGTTGCGTTAACTCGCGACAATGCAATAGCGACCGACTATTTCTCTTTGCGTCCTCCGCACTCTCAACAAAGTGCGGAACCATGAATTGCACCGAAATACGGGTGGTGCGATTTCTGGTCATCACAACATTGTTCGCCCGTACTCGGTGAATTCCGCCGTTCGCCGACTGAAGGATGCCCGATTGCCTGCAGTGATTCGAATCTCCGGTGAACGCCAATTGCTCGCCAATGCTCTTACTGCGTGCGAGCTTCCGTTTACGGAATCGGCGCGGTCTCAACGGAACCGACGTTTGGAAACCGAGATTCAACAGATAGACACGACGTACAACTTGACCGCCTCCGAGGCCGACGGCGACGCGGTGCCGGTGCAATTGCAAGATGTCGAAACATTCTTGAATTCAAACGATCAACGTCTACGTCAACTGCTCCGATCAATTCCCGGTTGTCGCTGTACAATCGAGTTTTCCTGGGATTTCCCCATAACGACTGCGGGGCAGTACAATCATTTTCCTGCAAGGTTGCTGGCCAGACTTGGATCGCTCGGTATCGAACTCGTGGTAAGCGTGTACGCGACATCAGAGACTGCGGCGAACCATCCGATGCAACCGAGCGGCGAAATCGCACGTTTTGAAGTGGATGATCAACCGTCGCCGCCGGCTGATCGGTAACGTTCGCCGACGAAGAATGGCTGCACGTGAAAAAACGCCTGCGTAAGAAACGCAGACTTGGCGAGTTCCGCGAAGACTGCTTCGAGCTGACATTTGAGATGTCGCCAGCGCTCAGCAACGATGACATCGATTCGCTGACGGACACATTCATCGACATGATCGAGTCCAACGGCCTCCAATTTGGCGGCGGTGGGAACAGCCTTTGGTCCGG comes from Novipirellula caenicola and encodes:
- a CDS encoding 50S ribosome-binding protein YggL, yielding MKKRLRKKRRLGEFREDCFELTFEMSPALSNDDIDSLTDTFIDMIESNGLQFGGGGNSLWSGIVQGPCRGAATESDRRAVLDWLNQQPDVLNTQAGPLRDASYGWSS